The following are encoded in a window of Vidua macroura isolate BioBank_ID:100142 chromosome 26, ASM2450914v1, whole genome shotgun sequence genomic DNA:
- the LOC128819172 gene encoding LOW QUALITY PROTEIN: granzyme M-like (The sequence of the model RefSeq protein was modified relative to this genomic sequence to represent the inferred CDS: deleted 1 base in 1 codon) — MSPVGGTSSAPYDFSLWYFPEDDHVASRIAERLREEGFRGFTEHQDQVAGTSVILSAVEAIEASRVAILLLSAKSVGDRWCEHVSQWNLFRSIHQRGPRVVPVCVGVTRAEVPAFLQHLVPLEYQNEFFFQRLLASLRSRPRSRASSAAAPGDAERAGWGERLPPLPWDEHRAGGSGVASGGSDSLAGAVAGAGGDGTWLQPSIIGGHEAREHSRPYMVSLQFGGVHVCGAALLHRSWALTAAHCLHRRPWDKVRLVVGLHKWQDRGADTQSFSIRAACPHPGYDRQTMENDLLLLQLDGKVTLSRTRQLISLARREPAPGARCSLAGWGVVDSQGRQLSPTLQELEVTVVDTQKCDSSSFWRGKIGPAMICFQGQHRGSAPTKGDSGSPSVCGKRPAVAGVMSFSSKNATNPFKPPVATSVVTYKKWIQKTLRRGCGSGQPEHPGQTKHPFLFTQVGF; from the exons ATGTCCCCCGTGGGTGGCACGTCCTCTGCTCCCTACGACTTCAGCCTCTGGTACTTCCCCGAGGATGACCACGTCGCCTCCCGCATCGCAGAGCGCCTGAGGGAGGAGGGATTTCGGGGCTTCACGGAGCACCAGGACCAAGTGGCTGGGACATCCGTCATCCTATCGGCCGTGGAGGCCATCGAGGCCAGCCGGGTGGCCATCCTGCTGCTCTCGGCCAAGTCCGTGGGCGACCGGTGGTGCGAGCACGTGTCCCAGTGGAACCTGTTCCGCAGTATCCACCAGCGCGGCCCCAGGGTGGTCCCCGTGTGCGTGGGGGTGACCAGAGCCGAGGTGCCGGCGTTCCTGCAGCACCTCGTCCCGCTGGAATACCAGAACGAGTTCTTCTTCCAGCGGCTGCTGGCCAGCCTGAGGTCCCGCCCAAGGAGCCGGGCCAG CTCGGCAGCTGCACCGGGAGACGCGGAGCGGGCGGGATGGGGCGAGCGGCTGCCGCCCCTCCCTTGGGACGAGCACCGGGCCGGTGGGTCCGGCGTGGCCAGCGGGGGCTCGGACTCACTGGCCGGAGCGGTGGCAGGTGCTGGTGGGGACGGGACCTGGCTCCAGCCGTCGATCATCGGGGGACACGAGGCCAGAGAACACTCCCGGCCCTACATGGTGTCCCTCCAGTTC GGGGGGGTTCACGTCTGCGGGGCAGCGCTGCTGCACCGGAGCTGGGCGCTGACGGCCGCGCACTGCCTGCATCGCAG gccGTGGGACAAGGTGCGGCTGGTGGTGGGGCTGCACAAGTGGCAGGACCGCGGGGCGGACACGCAGAGCTTCAGCATCCGGGCTGCCTGTCCCCACCCCGGCTACGACCGACAGACGATGGAGAACgacctgctcctgctccag CTGGACGGGAAGGTGACGCTGAGCAGGACACGGCAGCTGATCTCGCTGGCGAGACGGGAGCCGGCGCCGGGGGCGCGGTGCAGCCTGGCGGGCTGGGGGGTCGTGGACTCCCAGGGCCGGCAGCTGTCGCCcaccctgcaggagctggaggtgacGGTGGTGGACACGCAGAAGTGcgacagcagcagcttctggcgCGGCAAAATCGGCCCCGCCATGATCTGCTTCCAGGGGCAGCACCGCGGCTCGGCACCCACCAAG GGTGACTCGGGGAGCCCGTCGGTGTGCGGGAAGCGGCCGGCAGTGGCCGGCGTGATGTCCTTCAGCAGCAAGAACGCCACCAACCCTTTCAAGCCGCCGGTGGCCACCTCGGTTGTGACGTACAAGAAATGGATCCAGAAAACGCTGCGGAGGGGCTGCGGATCCGGCCAGCCCGAGCACCCGGGACAGACCAAACACCCCTTCCTATTTACACAGGTTGGCTTTTAA